Proteins encoded by one window of Chroococcidiopsis sp. TS-821:
- a CDS encoding glycosyltransferase family 2 protein: MVPTYNRANYLRETFANMLAPNLSPEAMQIEVVDDSANKLAKTALKN; encoded by the coding sequence ATGGTTCCCACCTACAACCGTGCTAACTATTTACGCGAAACCTTCGCTAACATGTTGGCGCCAAATCTTAGTCCAGAAGCTATGCAAATTGAGGTAGTAGACGATAGTGCTAATAAACTTGCAAAAACAGCATTAAAAAACTAG
- a CDS encoding DUF3102 domain-containing protein produces MNDLPERQRLQAAFDYTQLNPENRLLIQQHTQALKEKLQRTAQDIWEIGQKLSEVRARLKHGQFDAWLKAEFGWSRRTAYNFINVYETFNERAKFAHFNIATSALYLLASPSTPQDIKEQFIEAAQTGQKVTHKDIRKALERRNHPQINSVPPAETAEIVVQPEAISVIPPVPLEAKKPSDAARPSHWYLLARKHLLFHGDTRSPQFIKRLPPSIPLALGLTDGEWQHDWLLDKASAVLILQLAAVDVKLVQRLITMFSQPGESIIFPILPSGEIIAAVHNLQRLIYTGDSNIAALQQAIAESGLKAERVNIL; encoded by the coding sequence ATGAATGACCTACCAGAAAGGCAGCGTTTGCAAGCTGCATTTGATTACACGCAGTTAAATCCAGAAAATCGTCTCCTAATCCAGCAACACACGCAAGCACTCAAAGAAAAGCTGCAAAGAACAGCTCAGGACATATGGGAAATTGGTCAAAAATTATCTGAAGTTCGCGCGCGCCTCAAGCACGGGCAATTTGATGCTTGGCTAAAAGCTGAATTTGGGTGGAGTCGTCGTACAGCTTACAACTTTATCAACGTTTATGAAACTTTTAATGAACGTGCAAAATTTGCACACTTTAATATTGCCACATCGGCGCTTTACTTACTAGCTTCACCTTCTACACCTCAAGATATCAAAGAGCAGTTCATTGAAGCCGCGCAAACAGGTCAAAAAGTTACGCACAAAGACATCCGCAAGGCACTTGAGCGTCGCAATCATCCGCAGATAAATTCCGTTCCTCCAGCAGAAACGGCAGAAATTGTCGTCCAACCAGAAGCGATCTCGGTGATACCGCCGGTACCGCTAGAGGCTAAAAAGCCCAGCGATGCTGCTAGACCGTCACATTGGTATTTACTAGCAAGAAAACACTTATTGTTTCATGGAGATACGCGATCGCCGCAATTTATCAAACGATTACCTCCCTCAATTCCCCTAGCCCTAGGCTTAACCGATGGCGAATGGCAGCATGATTGGTTACTTGATAAAGCGAGTGCGGTTCTCATCTTGCAGCTAGCAGCAGTAGACGTTAAGTTGGTACAGCGACTCATTACGATGTTCTCGCAGCCTGGAGAGTCAATTATTTTTCCGATTTTACCGAGTGGGGAAATTATTGCAGCTGTTCACAATTTACAGCG
- a CDS encoding glycosyltransferase family 4 protein → MKILFCSQCNLTRSLGGAKVLVELSEELSKLGWECKAISPLDVSSVSGKQLTWTARLKQYPEFLRQYLQAHATEYDVIDYDHEYLPYPRSEFSSQTLFVARSVLLLHHFGKIQIPEERTWKSKLRSFIKKKDNSYFDKRIKAAHTTMCEADIINVSNNQDYDELVQAGIAKEKIYILPFGISSSRRQLFDEISSFPPTTPTVAFVGTFDPRKGSVEFPEIVKAICTQIPQVKFRLLGTAGLYQTKAEVLSQFPAHLRNKLEIIPHFSPETLPNLLAPCSVGIFPSYVEGFPFGVLEMLAASIPVIAYNSPGAPMMLPSEYLVPRGDSKSMSEKVIHLLSDRDKLISARIWAKQHSQQFSWQKVADQTSQIYLEQWHKKQVTGGNCTLLPMSS, encoded by the coding sequence ATGAAAATTCTTTTTTGTAGTCAATGTAATTTAACTCGTTCTCTTGGTGGTGCTAAAGTTCTTGTGGAGCTAAGCGAAGAACTCAGTAAACTCGGTTGGGAATGTAAAGCAATTAGTCCATTGGATGTCAGTTCAGTCTCAGGCAAACAATTAACTTGGACTGCAAGACTGAAGCAGTATCCTGAATTTCTGCGGCAATATTTACAAGCACACGCTACGGAGTATGATGTTATAGACTACGATCACGAGTATCTGCCTTATCCTAGAAGTGAATTTTCTAGCCAAACTCTCTTCGTTGCTAGGTCAGTATTACTATTACATCACTTTGGGAAAATTCAAATACCTGAAGAGAGAACTTGGAAATCTAAACTACGCTCTTTTATCAAGAAAAAAGACAATAGCTATTTTGATAAAAGAATAAAAGCGGCACACACAACAATGTGCGAAGCTGATATTATCAATGTATCAAACAACCAAGACTATGATGAGCTAGTTCAAGCAGGTATCGCAAAAGAAAAAATTTATATACTCCCCTTTGGAATCAGCAGTAGTCGTAGGCAACTATTCGATGAAATATCTAGTTTTCCTCCCACAACTCCAACAGTAGCTTTTGTTGGTACATTTGATCCTCGCAAAGGTTCAGTTGAATTTCCAGAAATTGTTAAAGCAATTTGTACTCAGATACCTCAAGTCAAATTTCGCTTATTAGGAACTGCTGGATTGTATCAAACAAAAGCCGAAGTCTTGTCACAATTTCCTGCACACCTAAGAAATAAGCTCGAAATTATTCCTCATTTTTCCCCAGAAACCTTACCTAATCTTTTAGCCCCTTGTTCTGTTGGAATATTTCCCTCTTATGTTGAGGGGTTTCCCTTTGGCGTTCTAGAAATGCTAGCAGCATCTATTCCTGTAATTGCATATAACTCACCTGGTGCACCTATGATGCTACCGTCTGAATATTTAGTTCCACGTGGGGATAGTAAAAGTATGAGTGAGAAGGTCATTCATTTATTGTCGGATAGAGACAAGCTAATCAGTGCGCGAATTTGGGCTAAGCAACACTCTCAGCAGTTTAGTTGGCAAAAAGTTGCAGACCAAACTAGTCAAATTTATCTTGAGCAGTGGCATAAAAAGCAAGTTACAGGTGGCAACTGTACTCTCTTACCCATGAGTTCGTAA
- a CDS encoding polysaccharide biosynthesis tyrosine autokinase, with the protein MEVTENFDLQKCWLMLKRRWLPAVAAFSAVVGTTYIYTSAKVPVYSAQGQLLFKQDRSSSLIGLQSVAQANPPNQSDTSLATEAKVIRAVPILQQTLEQLKESQGVSLSLENLQQGLDVTAVEGTDILQVVYKSENPEQAAFVVNQLMNIYVNQNLLNNRAAAISAGNFITAQLPKVKANVHRADLAVRRFKEKNQITDLAQTQQTLATNIERTGAQIDAVEAQLVDLDSRIQSLQRQLRMNPQQAMKLATLSQSSAVQGTLTELQAVQRQIADARSRFQDNHPAVDSLQDKEARLQQLLETQINQILQGQAVNSNQQIQLGQLQQDLITNLIAAEVERQGLASQKLTLVQQQEAYARKATNLPALEQQQRDLERELSAAQSTYESLLKSLQEIKVIENRTVGNVRIIEYAQVPTQPINASNTSAMAAGSLAGILIAGAVVYLLELTDKRIKTVKEARELFEYKLLGTIPLFSNETHFQEQEWQVPAMNEPRSFIGESYRMLLANLKFPASSERPFKVILVTSSVPQEGKSTTCANLAAVMAHLNYKVLIIDADFHHPSQHKIWQVSNEAGLVNIINKQTSFTHKIVCSITNNLDILTTGFSETEPNVLLNYRDMAALLEQCPKQYDYLIVDTPPLSVSADASLLNKIADGVILVTRPGIADLESSKSAKEYLDQSHQNILGIVINGVMSENEAQAYSRYRQGNYPQKNTADNKRSWRDKIRFFRNI; encoded by the coding sequence ATGGAAGTAACAGAAAATTTTGACTTGCAAAAGTGTTGGTTAATGCTTAAACGCCGATGGCTACCCGCAGTTGCGGCGTTTAGTGCTGTAGTAGGTACAACGTATATATATACATCTGCAAAAGTACCAGTTTATAGCGCTCAAGGACAGTTACTCTTTAAACAAGATCGTAGTTCGTCACTAATCGGCTTACAATCGGTAGCGCAGGCAAATCCTCCCAATCAAAGCGATACATCGCTAGCAACCGAAGCAAAAGTCATTCGCGCGGTGCCAATTTTGCAGCAAACTTTAGAGCAGCTCAAGGAGAGTCAAGGAGTATCATTAAGTTTGGAGAATCTGCAACAAGGGTTAGATGTCACGGCAGTTGAAGGTACAGATATTTTACAAGTCGTCTATAAAAGTGAGAACCCTGAACAGGCAGCGTTTGTTGTCAATCAATTAATGAACATTTATGTGAACCAAAATTTATTGAACAACCGCGCTGCAGCAATCTCAGCTGGCAATTTTATTACAGCTCAGTTACCAAAAGTTAAAGCTAACGTCCATCGTGCTGACTTGGCTGTACGCAGATTCAAGGAAAAAAACCAAATTACCGATCTTGCTCAAACTCAACAAACACTGGCAACGAATATTGAACGTACTGGCGCGCAAATTGATGCTGTTGAAGCACAACTTGTAGATTTAGATTCTCGCATTCAAAGCCTGCAACGTCAATTGAGAATGAATCCTCAACAGGCAATGAAGTTAGCAACTCTCAGCCAATCTTCAGCAGTCCAAGGAACATTAACAGAACTACAAGCTGTTCAACGCCAAATAGCCGACGCGCGATCGCGTTTCCAAGATAATCATCCGGCTGTTGATTCACTGCAAGATAAAGAAGCCAGACTGCAGCAATTATTAGAAACTCAAATAAATCAAATTTTGCAAGGTCAAGCAGTTAATAGTAACCAGCAAATACAATTAGGACAACTTCAGCAAGACCTAATTACTAACTTAATCGCAGCAGAAGTAGAACGCCAAGGGCTAGCGTCACAAAAACTCACCCTAGTTCAGCAGCAAGAAGCTTACGCACGAAAAGCAACTAACTTACCTGCTTTAGAACAGCAGCAACGCGATCTAGAACGCGAGTTATCGGCTGCTCAATCTACTTATGAATCATTATTAAAAAGCCTGCAAGAAATTAAAGTTATTGAGAATAGGACGGTAGGTAATGTCCGGATAATTGAATATGCCCAAGTACCTACACAACCAATCAATGCTAGTAACACATCAGCGATGGCGGCTGGAAGTTTAGCTGGAATTCTTATAGCTGGAGCTGTTGTTTATCTTCTAGAACTCACTGATAAAAGAATTAAAACTGTCAAGGAAGCCCGCGAACTGTTTGAATATAAGCTGCTGGGTACAATTCCACTATTTAGTAATGAGACGCACTTCCAAGAACAAGAATGGCAAGTCCCTGCAATGAATGAACCACGCTCATTTATCGGGGAAAGCTATCGAATGCTCTTAGCAAATCTCAAATTTCCTGCATCGTCAGAGCGTCCCTTTAAGGTTATTTTAGTAACAAGTTCAGTACCGCAAGAAGGTAAATCGACAACATGTGCGAATTTAGCCGCCGTGATGGCTCATTTAAACTATAAAGTTCTCATTATCGATGCTGATTTTCACCATCCTTCTCAACACAAAATTTGGCAAGTTAGTAACGAAGCTGGCTTAGTAAATATTATAAATAAACAAACAAGTTTCACTCATAAAATTGTTTGCTCAATTACTAATAACCTAGATATTCTTACTACTGGTTTCTCTGAAACTGAACCGAACGTGTTACTGAACTACAGAGATATGGCAGCGCTACTTGAGCAATGCCCGAAACAGTATGATTATTTAATCGTAGACACTCCTCCTTTGAGTGTTTCTGCTGATGCATCACTTCTGAATAAGATTGCTGATGGAGTTATTTTGGTGACTCGTCCAGGAATTGCCGATCTTGAGAGTTCTAAATCTGCCAAAGAGTATCTCGATCAATCTCATCAAAATATTTTAGGTATTGTCATTAATGGTGTAATGTCAGAAAACGAAGCACAAGCTTATAGTCGTTACCGACAAGGGAATTATCCACAAAAAAATACTGCTGATAACAAAAGAAGTTGGAGAGATAAAATAAGATTTTTTAGGAATATTTAA
- a CDS encoding ABC transporter permease, translated as MKQYKRAELVIEAGKAEGQYWKDLWQYRELFYFLAWRDILVRYKQTLIGISWAIIRPFLTMVVFTVIFGNIAKLPSEGAPYPILVFAAMLPWQFFANALAECSNSLVSNSNLISKVYFPRLIVPTSAVIVSFVDFMVSGIILIALMAWYDFVPDWRIITLPFFILVAFAAAMGGGLWFSALNVKYRDFRYIVPFIVQFGLYISPVGFSSNVVPEKWRLLYSLNPMVGVIDGFRWAILGGEAHHYLPGFFLSIGLVFLLLISGIWYFRKTERTFADVI; from the coding sequence ATGAAACAATACAAGCGTGCAGAACTTGTCATCGAGGCAGGTAAAGCTGAAGGGCAATACTGGAAAGATCTGTGGCAGTATCGAGAGCTATTTTATTTTTTAGCATGGCGCGATATTTTAGTTCGCTATAAACAAACCTTGATTGGCATTTCTTGGGCTATCATTCGACCATTCCTGACAATGGTTGTGTTCACAGTAATCTTTGGAAATATTGCTAAATTGCCTTCTGAAGGTGCTCCATACCCAATTTTAGTTTTCGCTGCCATGCTGCCTTGGCAGTTTTTTGCTAATGCCCTTGCTGAGTGTAGCAATAGTTTGGTAAGTAATTCAAATTTAATTTCTAAGGTATACTTTCCTCGCTTAATAGTACCTACAAGCGCTGTTATTGTTAGTTTTGTAGATTTTATGGTTTCGGGCATTATTTTAATAGCATTAATGGCTTGGTACGACTTTGTTCCAGATTGGAGAATTATCACTTTACCCTTTTTTATCTTAGTAGCATTTGCAGCAGCAATGGGAGGAGGACTGTGGTTTTCGGCTTTGAATGTAAAGTATCGAGATTTTCGATATATCGTGCCATTTATTGTCCAATTTGGTTTGTATATTTCTCCTGTTGGCTTTAGTAGTAATGTAGTTCCAGAAAAATGGCGATTGCTTTACTCATTAAATCCGATGGTAGGAGTTATTGACGGCTTTCGTTGGGCAATTCTAGGAGGTGAAGCACATCACTACCTTCCAGGATTTTTCCTGTCTATAGGGTTAGTATTTTTACTACTAATTAGTGGAATTTGGTACTTTCGTAAAACTGAACGTACCTTTGCAGACGTTATCTAA
- a CDS encoding ABC transporter ATP-binding protein has protein sequence MSEVVIKAEHLGKKYSIGHNRHKGNTTLRDTIIHQIKALQNKLFNQKQVNLRRDSFWAIQDVSFEVKQGDRVGIIGRNGAGKSTLLKVLSRITEPTTGRLAIKGRVASLLEVGTGFHPELTGRENIYLNGAILGMSKAEIKRKFDEIVDFAEVEKFLETPVKHYSSGMYVRLAFAVAAHLEPEILIVDEVLAVGDIRFQNKCIGKMEDVSREGRTILFVSHNMSTVSHLCNRGIVLEAGRVAADTTAEKAIALYLEKSYKLAQEVPIAQRSDRSGSGKVRVANFHVLNESGELENSLKSGNDYYFVISYVNNTESHLSNVVVSLDFFDEKGVRVLLLRSNFTNSLLTLNPGKGQIICKLDNLPLASSIYRTSIYLSHADNEILDWIEDAAIVTVDGGDFFGTGNPGLPSFCKILVKAQWETNLALSLANNFTIG, from the coding sequence GTGTCAGAAGTAGTCATTAAAGCTGAGCATTTAGGAAAAAAGTACAGTATTGGACACAATCGACATAAGGGCAATACAACGCTACGCGATACAATTATTCATCAAATAAAAGCTTTACAGAATAAGCTATTCAACCAAAAGCAAGTAAATCTAAGACGCGATAGTTTTTGGGCAATTCAAGATGTGTCCTTTGAGGTCAAACAAGGCGATCGCGTTGGTATTATAGGTCGCAATGGCGCTGGTAAGTCAACGCTACTCAAAGTTCTTAGCCGCATTACAGAACCGACGACAGGTAGGTTGGCAATCAAAGGACGAGTTGCCAGTTTATTAGAAGTAGGTACGGGATTTCATCCTGAATTGACTGGACGAGAAAATATTTATCTCAACGGTGCAATTTTAGGAATGAGTAAGGCAGAAATTAAACGGAAGTTTGATGAAATTGTTGATTTTGCTGAAGTAGAAAAGTTTTTAGAAACCCCTGTAAAGCACTACTCATCTGGAATGTATGTGCGACTAGCTTTTGCTGTAGCAGCCCATCTAGAACCAGAAATTTTGATTGTCGATGAAGTCCTAGCTGTAGGAGACATCCGCTTTCAAAATAAGTGTATCGGCAAGATGGAAGATGTTAGCAGAGAAGGACGTACTATTTTATTCGTTAGCCATAACATGAGCACGGTTAGCCATCTGTGCAATCGTGGCATTGTTTTAGAAGCAGGAAGAGTAGCTGCAGATACAACAGCAGAAAAAGCAATTGCACTCTATCTGGAAAAATCATACAAGCTTGCTCAAGAAGTTCCAATCGCGCAAAGAAGCGATCGCAGCGGTTCTGGAAAAGTAAGAGTCGCAAATTTTCACGTTTTAAACGAAAGTGGCGAACTTGAGAATTCTTTAAAATCTGGCAACGATTACTATTTTGTTATCAGTTACGTTAATAATACTGAATCTCATCTGAGTAATGTTGTTGTTAGCCTCGATTTTTTTGATGAAAAAGGTGTAAGGGTTCTTTTATTGCGCAGTAACTTTACGAATAGCTTGCTGACACTCAATCCAGGCAAAGGACAAATTATTTGTAAATTAGATAATTTACCTCTAGCTAGTAGTATCTATCGCACTTCAATATATTTATCTCATGCTGATAATGAAATACTTGATTGGATTGAGGACGCAGCTATCGTAACAGTTGATGGCGGAGACTTTTTCGGAACTGGCAATCCAGGTTTACCGAGTTTTTGCAAAATTCTCGTCAAAGCTCAATGGGAGACCAATTTAGCTCTTAGCTTAGCTAATAACTTCACAATTGGATAA
- a CDS encoding glycosyltransferase has translation MNATYPYRTTIQPVPEGTTRPLWSVMIPTYNCARYLRTTLESVLSQDPGADLMQIEVVDDCSTKDDPAAVVEEIGQGRVSFYRQPQNGGHTKNFATCLQRSRGQLIHLLHGDDCVRDGFYSKLQQAFTQNPQIGAAFCRHIFIDECGHWQSISPLEQQKSGILDNWLERIAVKQRIQTPSIVVRRDVYEQLGAFDCRLTWTEDWEMWVRIAAKYPVWYEVEPLALYRTHSTSNTARYICTGEALRDARRAIEIFQQYLPEAKASKLAAQAKEKWAIYALDNWTYQIVATQDFSTVKSHVREIFKCSHSPQVFQRLAKTFIMLGLRYFQQAYTKVVPQTGQQDTVTS, from the coding sequence ATGAACGCGACTTATCCTTATCGAACAACTATTCAACCAGTACCAGAAGGAACAACACGTCCTTTATGGTCAGTGATGATTCCCACATACAACTGTGCTAGGTATTTACGAACAACCCTCGAAAGCGTTTTATCGCAAGATCCTGGTGCAGATCTCATGCAAATTGAGGTTGTAGATGATTGCTCAACAAAAGACGATCCCGCAGCAGTTGTTGAAGAAATCGGTCAAGGTCGTGTTAGTTTTTATCGTCAACCACAAAATGGCGGTCATACAAAGAACTTTGCAACTTGTTTGCAGCGATCGCGCGGTCAATTAATTCATTTGTTACACGGTGACGATTGCGTTCGCGATGGCTTTTACAGCAAGTTACAACAAGCTTTTACTCAGAATCCTCAAATAGGTGCTGCATTCTGTCGTCACATATTTATTGATGAGTGCGGACATTGGCAAAGTATATCACCTCTAGAGCAGCAGAAAAGCGGTATTCTCGACAATTGGTTAGAACGAATAGCAGTTAAACAAAGAATTCAAACCCCTTCTATTGTTGTCCGCCGTGATGTCTACGAGCAATTGGGAGCATTTGACTGTCGTCTGACGTGGACTGAAGACTGGGAAATGTGGGTAAGAATTGCAGCGAAATATCCAGTGTGGTACGAAGTTGAACCGCTAGCACTCTATCGCACGCACTCTACTTCCAACACCGCGCGTTACATCTGCACAGGTGAAGCATTAAGAGATGCACGTAGAGCAATTGAAATCTTTCAGCAATACCTACCCGAAGCAAAGGCGAGTAAGCTTGCAGCTCAAGCCAAAGAAAAATGGGCAATATATGCTTTAGATAACTGGACTTATCAAATTGTTGCCACACAAGATTTTAGTACTGTAAAGAGTCATGTTCGTGAAATATTCAAGTGCAGCCATTCTCCACAAGTATTTCAGCGCTTGGCAAAAACTTTTATTATGCTAGGACTTCGGTACTTTCAGCAAGCATACACCAAGGTAGTACCTCAGACAGGACAACAAGATACAGTAACAAGTTAA
- the hepC gene encoding heterocyst development glycosyltransferase HepC, whose protein sequence is MLRYKNIDVSQPQQKRFNSLHYQQLTVEQFQQFSLPKSEVKQYIVESLAGSTVDAVCLNPKIGEAQLELWADAAQQARKLVFLRIPTMEVLCKYCASFSWQCKRLADFGVAALLLVLLSPLLLILMLLVRLYSPGPIFFQQWRVGRNGRLFRIFKFRTMVANAEAQHHIVMKNQQGLHKLKHDPRVTPIGRWMRKLSLDELPQLVNVLRGEMSIVGPRPWALYDALRLSPEGQKRLNALPGITGEWQVRARSRLLDLDSVNEIDLEYLRNWSLYRDLKILLLTIPRVLFGIGAC, encoded by the coding sequence ATGCTTAGGTATAAGAATATAGATGTTTCCCAGCCTCAGCAAAAGCGATTTAACTCACTACATTATCAGCAATTAACAGTAGAGCAGTTTCAGCAATTTTCTTTACCAAAGTCAGAGGTTAAGCAGTATATTGTAGAATCACTAGCTGGTTCTACAGTGGATGCAGTATGTCTTAACCCGAAAATAGGTGAAGCGCAACTAGAGTTATGGGCAGATGCAGCTCAGCAAGCGCGGAAACTTGTATTTCTACGTATTCCAACGATGGAAGTGCTTTGCAAATACTGTGCTTCTTTCTCATGGCAGTGCAAGCGTCTAGCTGACTTTGGTGTTGCAGCGCTTTTGTTAGTGCTATTGAGTCCTTTGTTGTTGATTTTAATGTTGCTCGTACGACTATACTCCCCTGGTCCAATTTTTTTCCAACAGTGGCGTGTTGGGCGCAACGGTCGGCTATTCCGCATATTCAAATTCCGGACGATGGTTGCAAATGCTGAAGCACAGCATCACATAGTTATGAAGAATCAGCAGGGATTACACAAGCTAAAGCACGATCCGCGAGTAACGCCAATTGGACGCTGGATGCGCAAATTAAGTTTGGATGAGTTACCGCAACTTGTTAATGTGCTGCGTGGGGAAATGAGTATAGTAGGACCGCGACCATGGGCATTGTACGATGCACTGCGACTCAGCCCTGAAGGACAAAAACGATTGAATGCGTTACCAGGAATTACAGGTGAGTGGCAAGTCCGCGCGCGATCGCGTCTTTTAGACTTAGATAGTGTCAACGAGATCGATCTTGAGTACTTGCGCAACTGGAGTCTCTATCGAGATTTAAAGATTCTTTTACTGACTATTCCCAGAGTTCTATTTGGCATTGGTGCTTGTTAA
- a CDS encoding glycosyltransferase translates to MEIAISVIICTHNPNLYYLDKVLMALKSQTLVLEQWELLLVDNANRQLLSKEIDLTWHPQARHIREEELGLTPARLRGIKEARGHLLVFVDDDNVLEQNYLEVALQISKNWSNLGAWGGIIQPEFEQQPPEWTKPYWIHLAIRDFDRDKWSNLAYQNETTPCGAGMCVRKVVAEKYAELLHNDSRRSQLDRRGKQLISCGDTDLALTSCDIGLGTGNFTALKLTHLIPSNRLQEDYLVKLLEGIGYSVIILDFLRGKVPTPLSWKRKLFAQLQLWQMSQKDRLLIQAFQKGESRALKEVLNT, encoded by the coding sequence ATGGAAATAGCTATAAGTGTCATCATTTGCACCCACAATCCTAATTTGTACTATCTTGATAAAGTATTAATGGCGCTAAAGTCTCAAACACTGGTGCTTGAGCAATGGGAGCTACTATTAGTTGATAATGCCAATAGACAGTTACTTTCTAAAGAAATTGACCTTACTTGGCATCCTCAAGCTCGTCACATTCGGGAAGAAGAATTAGGACTTACCCCAGCACGACTACGTGGAATTAAGGAAGCTCGTGGTCATCTACTAGTTTTTGTTGATGACGATAATGTTTTAGAGCAAAACTATCTAGAAGTAGCATTGCAGATTAGTAAAAATTGGTCTAATTTGGGTGCTTGGGGGGGAATTATCCAACCTGAATTCGAGCAACAACCTCCTGAATGGACGAAGCCTTATTGGATTCACTTGGCTATTAGAGACTTCGATCGAGATAAGTGGTCTAACCTAGCATATCAAAATGAAACGACTCCTTGTGGAGCAGGAATGTGCGTTCGCAAGGTTGTAGCAGAAAAGTATGCTGAATTATTACACAACGATTCGAGGCGATCGCAGCTCGATCGTCGGGGTAAGCAACTTATTAGCTGCGGAGATACGGATCTCGCTTTAACCTCTTGTGATATTGGTCTTGGCACAGGAAATTTCACTGCCTTAAAGTTAACTCACTTAATACCATCAAACAGACTGCAAGAGGACTATCTCGTGAAATTGCTAGAAGGTATAGGGTATTCCGTAATTATATTAGATTTTCTCAGAGGTAAAGTTCCTACACCTTTATCGTGGAAACGCAAATTATTCGCGCAACTTCAGCTATGGCAAATGTCTCAAAAAGATAGATTGCTTATTCAAGCCTTTCAAAAAGGAGAAAGTCGGGCACTCAAAGAAGTTTTAAATACTTAA
- a CDS encoding glycosyltransferase family 2 protein, translated as MPKNTASTLKELPPPPPGKSGWPWTEEIQSLPKNTLAHTNLPLISIVTPSYNYGHFIEETIRSVLLQGYPNLEYIIIDGGSTDNTIEIIRKYENYLTYWVSEPDNGQTDAINKGYRYCHGQIFTWLNADDAYLSPYCLQEVSQLYNQGYNFIVGECIYENLTQNQVNIDGFKGKSTPTNFNQYLKFWLGNFLPQPSVFLSKNFADKGFPLDLSLYFVMDYQFFLRVLSQKPKTIWVDQKWVKASLHGDNKTMLPPHQKKAELLEFSKVAIAESSRLPWMARQIIQIDIKDYLMLRELLDRDPSPNFQQVVTLLQNRPTLLRWILVWKILLKSLVGSVAYSKIKSLAQTGK; from the coding sequence ATGCCGAAGAATACTGCTTCTACTCTTAAAGAACTTCCACCTCCACCACCAGGAAAATCAGGATGGCCTTGGACAGAAGAAATACAATCACTGCCAAAAAATACGTTAGCTCATACTAATTTACCTTTAATTAGTATTGTGACACCAAGCTATAACTACGGACATTTTATTGAAGAAACAATTCGCTCAGTCTTACTCCAAGGTTATCCTAACCTAGAATATATTATTATTGATGGTGGATCTACAGATAATACTATTGAAATTATTCGGAAATATGAGAATTATCTAACTTATTGGGTAAGCGAACCTGATAATGGTCAAACAGATGCTATTAATAAAGGATATCGATATTGCCACGGACAAATATTTACTTGGTTGAATGCAGACGATGCATATTTGAGTCCATATTGTTTACAAGAAGTCAGCCAACTGTACAATCAAGGTTATAACTTCATTGTTGGCGAATGTATTTATGAAAACTTAACTCAAAACCAAGTTAATATTGACGGTTTTAAAGGTAAGTCTACTCCCACTAATTTTAATCAATACTTAAAGTTTTGGTTAGGTAATTTTTTACCGCAACCCTCTGTTTTTTTATCTAAAAACTTTGCAGATAAGGGTTTCCCCCTAGATTTGAGTTTGTACTTTGTCATGGACTACCAATTCTTTTTAAGAGTTTTGAGTCAGAAACCAAAGACAATTTGGGTAGATCAAAAGTGGGTTAAAGCAAGCTTGCATGGCGATAATAAAACAATGCTTCCTCCTCACCAGAAAAAAGCTGAACTATTAGAATTCAGTAAAGTAGCAATAGCAGAGTCGAGTCGACTTCCTTGGATGGCTCGCCAAATAATTCAGATTGATATAAAAGATTATTTAATGCTCAGAGAGTTATTAGATCGAGACCCATCTCCAAATTTTCAGCAAGTAGTTACATTACTACAAAATAGACCTACATTATTACGATGGATTCTGGTTTGGAAAATTTTACTTAAATCTCTTGTTGGTTCGGTAGCTTATTCAAAAATTAAATCGCTTGCTCAAACAGGTAAATAG